In Malus sylvestris chromosome 15, drMalSylv7.2, whole genome shotgun sequence, a single genomic region encodes these proteins:
- the LOC126605738 gene encoding protein argonaute 2-like — translation MQSMAISSQTPSSSSLEKASNHVPVKRPDRGGMIAIRTARLRANHFNLKFNPESIIMHYDVDVKQLSTDDPSNFPLLSTAYDGEKNIFSAVPLPTGSFKVEVPEEEGTRFSSYIFTIKLAKELQLCKLKEYLSGQLLDIPRNILQSMDLVMKENPTRRMIAFGRNFYPTESHPNDDLGYGVATFRGFQHGLKLTSQGLTLCLDYSVLAFHKRMSVIEFLQQQIRGFTLNNFQSYRRDVEDVLKGLQVNVTLRCDPLPKTLANCTSLFRLRIQNNQINGSVPTGFRLLPNLTFVDLSGDNFTGMIPEDLGNAEALSYLNISLNPLHSVLPSNIWRAPNL, via the coding sequence ATGCAATCAATGGCAATTTCAAGTCAGAcaccttcttcatcttctttggaaAAGGCGAGCAATCATGTGCCAGTGAAGCGGCCTGATCGTGGGGGGATGATAGCTATTCGAACTGCTAGGCTCCGCGCTAATCATTTTAATCTCAAGTTCAATCCTGAGAGTATTATAATGCACTATGATGTTGATGTTAAGCAATTATCCACGGATGATCCTTCGAATTTTCCATTGTTAAGTACAGCATATGATGGTGAAAAGAACATATTCAGTGCAGTGCCGTTGCCCACTGGATCATTTAAGGTGGAAGTTCCTGAGGAAGAAGGCACGCGGTTCAGTTCGTACATTTTTACTATAAAGCTTGCAAAGGAGCTGCAGCTTTGCAAGTTGAAGGAGTACCTAAGTGGTCAGCTGTTGGATATCCCTCGTAACATATTACAGAGTATGGACTTGGTGATGAAAGAGAATCCAACTAGGCGCATGATTGCTTTTGGGCGAAACTTTTACCCCACTGAATCTCATCCAAACGATGACCTTGGTTATGGTGTTGCTACCTTCAGAGGCTTTCAGCATGGCTTGAAGCTCACTTCTCAGGGTCTTACCTTGTGTCTGGATTACTCAGTCTTGGCATTTCATAAGCGCATGTCAGTTATTGAGTTTCTCCAACAGCAAATAAGGGGATTTACTTTAAATAATTTCCAGAGTTATCGGAGAGATGTTGAGGATGTATTGAAGGGATTGCAAGTTAACGTGACTCTCCGCTGTGACCCTCTTCCCAAAACCTTAGCAAACTGCACTTCTCTGTTCAGACTCCGAATCCAGAACAACCAAATCAACGGGTCAGTTCCGACTGGTTTCAGGTTATTACCCAATCTAACCTTCGTCGATTTGAGCGGCGATAATTTCACAGGCATGATCCCGGAAGATCTCGGCAATGCCGAAGCTCTCAGTTACTTGAACATTTCGCTGAACCCATTGCACTCAGTCCTTCCGTCAAACATCTGGCGCGCACCAAATCTGTAG
- the LOC126602999 gene encoding uncharacterized protein LOC126602999: protein MAGTGGSDLRAPIFNGDNYEFWKIRMRTIFKSHGIWDLVEKGFEISESKDKKIRDEGSSESERVSLSDKLMKDAKALGIIQGAVSDDIFPRISNEETSKGAWDILYQEFHGDKQVRSIKLQGLRRDFEYTRIRDDETLSMYLTCLLELVNQMKGYGEDLPRERLVQKLLISLTKEFDPVCYVIEQTKDIETIEVQEVIAALRGFVQRFDRHAESTIERAFSTLNMNSKETQPNLSFGNSKPKKDWKSKGKKWDPKPQNLANRGGKYD from the coding sequence ATGGCTGGAACTGGTGGTAGTGATCTTCGGGCTCCAATATTCAATGGTGACAACTATGAATTTTGGAAGATCCGAATGAGAACTATTTTCAAATCACATGGAATCTGGGATTTAGTTGAAAAAGGGTTTGAAATTTCAGAATCGAAGGATAAGAAGATTAGAGATGAAGGCTCATCGGAGTCGGAGAGAGTTTCTTTGAGCGACAAGCTAATGAAGGATGCTAAGGCACTGGGTATAATCCAAGGAGCTGTCTCGGATGACATCTTTCCCAGAATTTCAAACGAAGAGACCTCAAAGGGTGCTTGGGATATCCTATATCAGGAATTTCATGGTGATAAACAAGTGAGATCCATCAAGTTGCAGGGTTTACGCCGTGATTTCGAGTACACAAGGATAAGGGATGATGAAACTCTGTCTATGTATCTCACTTGTCTTCTCGAGTTAGTAAATCAGATGAAGGGTTATGGGGAAGATTTACCCAGAGAGCGATTAGTTCAGAAATTGCTCATAAGCTTAACTAAGGAGTTTGATCCTGTTTGTTATGTAATTGAACAAACTAAGGATATTGAAACTATTGAGGTACAAGAGGTGATTGCAGCATTAAGAGGGTTTGTACAACGCTTTGATAGGCATGCTGAGAGTACCATTGAAAGAGCTTTCAGTACTCTGAATATGAATTCGAAAGAAACCCAACCAAATCTCTCGTTTGGTAATTCTAAACCAAAGAAGGATTGGAAATCAAAAGGAAAGAAATGGGATCCTAAACCTCAGAATCTTGCTAATCGAGGTGGCAAATATGATTAA